The Oryza brachyantha chromosome 6, ObraRS2, whole genome shotgun sequence region GCCCCGACCGTTACGTTCAAACGCGCCAATCCGACCGTTACCCacatctaaataattaaaaaaactctggTTCGATTCCCTCCGCAACCGGCCGGAGCAAGTACTACCTTCGCGCCCCAAAATAAGAtagtttttcagtttttatataatattttaatttttcgttttatttaatttttttaataatatttttattatttctagataataaaatataaataatattttatatgagactaatttttaaaaaattttaaataagatgaataatagataaaaaaaataaaaaataaagttattatacgAGCGAGGCAGTAGCCAACTCTGCTCGTCGTGTCCACCCGCCGAGCCGACGCGACCCGCATTATACCACCTCGGAATCCCACGGACACCGCGCGCCCCCACATAATCTGATAATCCCATGTCCCCGATCCCATTCCCTCCCCGCCACCACCCATGGCAGCTCccagcctcctcgccgtcctcctcttGCCGCTCGTTCTAACGGGttcagcggcggcgagcagcagcagcagcagcaataatGTCAGCTTCGACTCGGCGGCGCTGGCCTTCTCCGACCTGACGCTGCTGGGGGACTCGTTCCTGCGCAACGGCTCCGTCGGCCTCACGCGCGACACCGGCGtgccgtcctcctccgccggcagCGTGCTCtgcagccgcgccgtcgcgttcGGCAccggcgctgcggcggcggcggcgtcgttcGCGGCCAGGTTCTCCTTCGTCATCGCCAACCAGAACGCCGGctccaccggcggcgatggcatCGCCTTCTTCATCTCCCCCGACCGCGCCACGCTCGGCGCCACCGGAGGCTACCTCGGCCTCTtcaactcctcctcctccttctcctcctcctcctctgccgccAGGAGCAGCAAcgactccgccgccatcgtcgccgttgAGTTTGATACGATGCTGAACGAGGAGTTCGGCGACCCGAGCGGCAACCACGTCGGGCTGGACCTCGGCTCGCCGATGTCCATCAAcgccgtcgacctcgccgCGTTCGGCGTCGTCCTCAACAGCGGCAACCTCACCACGGCGTGGATCGACTACCACGGCGGCGACCACCAGCTCCAGGTGTCGCTCAGCTACTCCGGCGCCAAGCCGACGCGACCTGTcctctccgtcgccgtcgacctcTCGCCGTATCTCAGGGACGCCATGTACGTCGGCTTCTCGGCGTCCACGGAGGGGAGCACGCAGCAGCATACCATCAAGGAATGGACCTTCCAGACGTTCGGTTTCCCGTCGGCGaccaactcctcctcctctttttcCAACGCCACCAGCAACGCGTCCGTCCCCGGCGAGGCGAccgccggtggcgccgcctCCCGCAAGAAGAGGTTCGGGCTAGCCGTGAGCATCCTCGGCCCCGTCGCCCTCGCCGTGTCGTTCGTCTTCTTCGCCTGGGTGTCCATCAAGAAGCTGATAGAGCTCACCTCCCGGAAGCATGCCGGCATCCTGCCGGAGCTGGTCAAGGGGCCGAGGAAGTTCAGCTACAAGGAACTCAGCGCCGCGACCAGGGGATTCCACGCGAGCAGGGTGATCGGCAAAGGCGCGTTCGGGACGGTGTACAAGGCGGCGATGCCGGCGGGGACGGCCGCCGCATCATCCGCCGGCGCAACAGCCTACTACGCCGTGAAGCGGTCGACGCAGGCGCACCAGAGCCGGAGCGAGTTCGTCGCCGAGCTCTCCGTCATCGCCTGCCTCCGGCACAAGAACCTGGTCCAGCTGGTGGGGTGGTGCGACGACAAGGgcgagctgctgctggtgtACGAGTACATGCCCAACGGCAGCCTGGACAAGGCGCTCTACGGCGAGCCGTGCACGCTGTCGTGGCCGGAGCGGTACACGGTGGCGGCCGGCATCGCGTCGGTGCTGTCCTACCTCCACCAGGAGTGCGAGCAGCGGGTGATCCACCGCGACATCAAGACCAGCAACGTCCTGCTCGACGGCAACCTCAGCGCGCGCCTCGGCGACTTCGGCCTCGCCCGCCTCATGGACCACAACAAGAGCCCCGTCTCCACGCTCACCGCCGGCACCATGGGCTACCTCGCGCCGGAGTACCTCCAGTCCGGCAAGGCCACCGAGCAGACCGACGTCTTCAGCTACGGCGTCGTGCTGCTCGAGGTGTgctgcggccgccgccccATCGACAaggacgacgccggcggcaagAACGTCAACCTCGTCGACTGGGTGTGGCGCCTCCACGGCGAGGACCGCCTcatcgacgccgccgaccCGCGCCTCTCCGGCGGCTTCGACCGCGACGAGATGCTCCGGCTGCTGCTCGTCGGGCTGAGCTGCGCGAACCCCAACTGCGACGAGCGGCCGGCGATGCGGCGCGTGGTGCAGATACTGAACCGCGAGGCCGAGCCGGTGCCCGTGCCGAGGAAGAAGCCGCTGCTGGTGTTCAGCTCTACCGCGTCGATGAAGCTGCAGGAGATCGCCTTTGCCTGCGGCGATGAGGTCCGCGGTGgcctcccggcggcggcggccacgtccCCGAAGtctgacggcggcggcgacataGAACGCTGACACTGATCATCACTGAAGCAGAGGAAGGGCTAATACCGCGTATGAATTACTACTACTAGTGTGATTCTTATACACGAATGAATGATTGATTGAATTGCTCTTGTGATGTGCTCATAAAGGGGAATATAGGTAATAATCCCCGCTGTTTGTATGAGTTTTGAAATAGTACTTGTACATCTACCACTGCCAAGGTGTGTTTCAGCATACAGTATATTCCAGACATCTTGTGTGAGATATTGGTCTTTGCTTCTCCAAACTTCGAAGGAGATTAAGATCAAAGATCTGTGACGGTTCTACTAATTTCTTCTTGAGGATCATATTCCGTACTACTTCACATTTTCTTAATGCTGTGAACTCAGTGCACAATTTACTTACACAGTCGTtctttcgcttttgcttatggttataagtcaaaatttaaatttttagctttaaatttagaattgattttagggatttttttaatcaaagtttattttcagtccaTGCTTTTGAATTGTCaaaaacacttatataaattttttatttacaaactatttttcgtttgcaaatatgacattaggctttagaaaaaaaagccaaCATGTGTTTACTTTTTTATGTCAAGGtgtgaagaagaagataacAACGTAAAACTttacaaatttgaaaaatggattaatacgATTTATTCAAAACaacttctgtttatgcttgtaagccaaaatataaatttttaagctttaaaggatttttatgatagtttaTATTTCAGTCTTTACTTTAGATCATTGGGAACACGTATTTAGAAACAAGTAtattcatgtttataaaaagtgAAGATAAATACATTAGAGCCTGTAAAAATGATGGATGTTATAATTATTTCAGTTTTGTATTGGTATACGTGGAAGTGTGGAACGACGGAAAAATGAGGTCTGCTTGAGGGGGAAATGGAGAGGGATCGAGCTAGTAACATCTACTACACCACAGGTACTTCCGTGCTCGcctgtgccgccgccggcgcgccgtcCTTGGCGGCGCCGACGCAGCAGGAAGGGCACAGCCGGTGAAGATTCAGAAGGTCCACCACCTCGTGGCGGTCGGAGGGGCACCGGTTGCTGTGGATGAAGAAGTGCAGCAGCAGGTGGGCGACGAGGTAGGCGGCGATGACGGCCACGACGGCGAACACGAAGGCCGACGTCCTCACGTTCCGGCAGCTCCCCGCCGCGAAGGCGCCCAGGAGGCCGAGCAGGTCCAGCGCCATGGCCGCCTGCAGCGCCCGCAGCCTGTACCCGTGGAAGCTGAAGGTGCTGCTTAGCAGCAGCATGGTGATCATCAGCGACGCCACGAACGCCGTCGCGTTGCAGAAGAAGAACATGTTGTACCTCACGGGGTAGTGCGCCTGCATGCATGTCAACGTACGTCGTCAGATCACGGCCAGCTCGCTCAACACAGTTCTTAATTCATATGAGCAGCCAGAGATTAACGCTGGGACGGACTGGACGGACACCTGGAGCACggggtcgccggcgacgtggccgtcggcgtcgtcggcccAGACGCCGCCGGGCGGGCTGAGGCCGGCGTTGTAggtgacggtggcggcgaggatggcgagcaggaggaggcaCTTGTGCATCCGCTCCAGCAGGCCCTTGCTCTGCGGCCGCTGGTCATGATgcgtcgacgccggcgacgaggagttTGCGcgctccggcgccgcctcctccatgTTCAGTGGATGATTTGAAGCCATGTAGTAGGTACAAATGCGATCGATGATCCAACAATGGTTAAAGCTGTCTTAATTAGCTAATTTTTCGCAGGCTTTATGGTGCATACGTTCTGATTTCTTGTGACGTAGGGGTTAAGGGAAGTACTAGGTTCTGAGCTACCAATTTTGCTTGAGCATTTTGCAGATGATGAGGCATTAGCTGTGGAGATATGTCTGGTTCTAACTTCTAAACAAGCCAGGAATATCCTCTCAGGTGCATAGAACGCATGACTAGTTAGTTCTAGACAAGCCAAGAATTTTGGGAGGCTCtggaaaaataacaagtcaaaACTTGAGATCCGGGAATACCTTAAGATCCATGGTCGGTTTGCCACTAACCCACAAGTCCCCGTCGATCTCTTCTCCACGACCAACTAGGTGACACTTGCGTGGTTTAGGggaaaacagtttttagcacacgagtgtacttgcatgtcatctaaatagttattaaaaaatataaaagaattgacaagatagattaatatagttatatcacttcataaacatacaagtttaaattcaacttttacaagttgtagaaaaaaacaaataaaactgaaattaactatacgcatattcataattgtttttgttatttttgctacaacttgtagaagatgaatttaaacttgtatgttggtggagtgatataactcatattaaactatctttttaaattttttttatatttttatgactatttagatgatatgcaaGTAATAgctgtatatacacccgtgttcttaaaaaaaactgcctCTCATGGTTTAGGTACTAATAGTACCTGGGACCTGGGACCGGGCCGGCGTATATCTCTGCCACTTAAAAGCGCTGTCAACCATCCTTCCTCTTATCACACAGCACCTCTCTCCCAAGTAGCTCACTCCATCTTTAAAAACTGAAATGAAAAACACTCCCTAGCCTGAGAAAAccgaaaaaatataaatgtttccCCTccctgaaaaaaaacaaaagaaaaacaaatgctcTATGCCATGTGACAACCGTATAATAACCCCACCGCTTCTCTACACGTGCAGTATATCACGTTCAtaagaaaatcaaaacaaataaacaacttTGGTTTTATACTCGATCTATCTATACGTCTATTCCTAATAGACccataaaataatcaatattatattatacttAATGTTCCGCGCTACTACCGTGAGCCCGTAAAGTGCAAGCTTGGATTGTTGGTACTTTGCACAATGGACAATTCTACACAAActcgtccttttttttttttttgtggtttgCCATCGGCACATGGTTTTTCTATAAATCACCCGAgtgatttttctttaaaacctTACAAATGTAACTGCAGTATAACTATAGTGTAATTATAATGTAAGTAGTATGTAGCTATGATATAACGTAACtagaataaaatttcaatttaagTAGAACTAAAGCTGcgggattttttatttttatgaaacttatatattagttatatactagttatattagtaactatatatacacaagttAAATCTCAACTATACTATATTTATACTACAACTACATTCAAGTATTTTAGAAAGTTACTCAGGTGGTATATATAGCCACTCGACACATAACCAGCAGGTAGTTCTAGGAGGGGTGCCAAGAAGATGATAGAGAAAAATGTCAAtttgcttaaatttttttgttaatgcCACGTGTTGTAGCTCTGTATCAGGAGAGGAGAGTTGCAGATGGAATCTAAACCCTCGAGGCGATGTCCTCTCGCTTTGCgttatgaaaaattaaaaaaaaccaagatatattaataggTAATACATCTCTtgacaaacatatatacatatcaaaatttgacctctataagttgtaacaaaaagaataaattaagCTCTGATTACTTACtatgtatatattcatatttgtttttctacaacttatagaagaTTAATTTAATCTTACATGTCTCTGTAGTGAAGTATCACacattaatcttttttataattttttttattttttcataaccATTTCGATGACATGCAAAATACGGTATATCCCATTGATCGGTTTAAAAGAGTTTCCAGTTGCAGCCTTCCATCAGAATTTTCTCCGGTATTAGTTAGTGTTGTTTCTAGAAAACAgttttagtaaaaatataatgccACATCTTTTCTCCACTTGAATTAAGGTTGTCAGTATCCCAGTATGtatgatagtattttttagatgCTATAGTCCTATCAAACCAACATGATACGGATCCTATCTAGTATCCTAATTTTTTACTATTCATTTCGTGGTATTAGTATTgaaaaatcaatattacagGGTTCGATTTATACACCACAATACTTTCCAAAAATTGATAGAATTCCAATGGTATAATTTATTTCAAGTGAGGTTGCTTCCTctcttttatttgtatatgtaaatatgtctatatatcttatatatcCTCTTTGAAGTAGGAAATTCATTgagttttagaatttattaGGGACAATTTCATTCCTACCTTGATTTTCaagtctaatattgattttaccccttctttttagggttttcgttTTGACCCTCTTTTTTTATCCGAATGAACCGTTTGCCCCTATTTTAGATAGAATTTATGTTGACCGTTAGTTgaccaatatatttagtttaaaaaataaaagatttaattccCAAAATAGTTGATGACGAAATTATCcctgtttaaaaattataagtttttaaacatttggaataataatatattgcttttgtatatttctatgaaacttataattttttaaaaaaatttgacatagttttgaaactctgtcaaaatttttaaaaaattataagcttttaaacatgtcatttgaattaataatatattgcttttgtatatttttatgatttagaacAGATGGTAACAACACAAAGAACTAAAAAAGATCAAATTGATATTCTCATGCAGGGACAAAATAGTCATTtaacatatcatttaataCAGTTAGTCCTTTCATCCAAAGGAGGGGTAATCGGTtcgttcaattaaaaaaaataaggacaAAAAAcgaaaactataaaatcaatattagaatATGAAACCGAGGCAGAAACGAAATTGCCCCAATTTATTAAAGTTTACACGGGCGACTTGGGGGTACTGCAATCAACGGGCGAGAATGTGGGTTACAGGGATCACGTGGACGCgtgctttccttttttttttttgaatgtaatttgtttttttagggaAAGGGGGCAGCCACCACGCGCGATAAACCTATCGGGATAGCGGTAGCTAGGTAGTCGTGTCCATATGGATAATGacttaaaaatagagaaaatgtTGGAGGAACCACCGAAGCACAGTTCTTACAGTTCGTTCTGAATGGGATAAATTAGAGCATGCTTTTATTATTGGGTATCTGGAAAACCCTGAACCAGATATGGCAGCATCTGAGTGCTGAATAGTCATTCCGTAGTTATAATTCATTTTTACAGTCAAGATAGATATGTATTCACCCAAACATGGTACTATACTTAAGCATGAAAAAACTGCCCGGACAGATTGgagacaaaaataataataattttcatGAGCCGAACAATGTTAACGATGAATGCACGCCTGCAAAAAGCTTATTAATTAAGGAGAAATCAAATTAAATCTGCCGGAGTGGCAGATCGACGCAACGATCGAGCCGGTCGAGACGAGATcagacgtcgtcgtcggtcggcggcgcggcggcgcagcagcagcacctcTGGttgctccccgccgccgctttcttcttcctctggtTTGCGCGGTCCAGGTCGCCCTGCGCCTGCTGCGCCGCCTTGTCCACCACCTCCCTCGGCACCGGGCACCAGTTGCGCGTCGCCAGGCTCAGCATGCACGGCGACGTCTTCAGGATGAACTCGCACATCTTCTCCAGCACCCTGAAATTAAAGGCCACACGATCAAAATCAGTTCGTCGCCATCGTTAATTCATGCGTCCTGATCACTGATCGCAATGCAAGATTCATGGCGTGCGGGCGTGCAGCTGGTGTGTGCGTAGCGTACTCTCCCATGGCGATGACGCAGAGGAAGGCGACGCCGGTGATGACGATGACGTAGATGCAGGAGGACATGAAGCGGGTGGAGCCGGCGATGTAGGCGCTGACGAGGCTGGCGAGGTCGACGAAGGTGGCGAGCATcagcgtcaccaccttcgtcTCCGACCGGTAGAAGCGCTCGCTCATCAGCAGCACCGAGATCACCAGCGACGTCACGAACGTCGTCGCGTTGAAGTAGTAGAACGTCTTGTATCTCCCCGGCGACACGTCGCGGAGAACCGGGTTGCCGGCGAGGTGGCCGTCGGCGTCGTTGCTCTGCCAGAAGCCCCCCGGCGGGTTCAGCCCGGCCTGGTACGACAtcgacgccgccaccgttgCCACCACCATCAGCCACCCGCGCATCTCCCTGAACCACCTgttccgcgccgccgccgggtcctCGCTCTccttgaagatgatgatgccCTGGaacggcgccgcctccgccgccgcgctcgtgcccccgtgcggcgacggcgtgatCAACACCGGCATGCCGCGCTTCACCGTGGGGGTCAACTCCAGGCCCGCCAGCCCGCCCGGAGCCACGTCCGTGACGGGgacggcgcgcgggcggcattccgacgacgacggcgacgcctgACGGTGGCTCGACATCCCGGCGACCGATCGAGTTCAGAGCACTACGAAATGTCCTGTGTGTCGTTTAAATACTCGGCGCGGGGTTTTGTGATTATATTCCCTTCtctttttaactttaacaCTTTTGATTTTTGGCCTACCTaaatcattcgttttattttaaaaaaattatataattgtcAATTACCCCCTCCGTTCTATGATagcgttgactttttaatacacgtttgactatttatcttattcaaaaaatttacgtgattattaattatttttatatcatttcatttattattaaatatactcttatatagctttacatattttataaattaatttaaataaaacaaacggtcAAACGTGTGTCAAAAggttaacggcgtcaaacatttagagacggaggtagCATATCGTTATTATTTGACTCattacttaaaaattataataatgtataattatgtatatttatgaaaatgttaaataagacaaacagtGAAATATAGAAAGTTCAATGATATCAAAATGGAAAAACAGCGGGTGTATATGCTTTTCGTAATGACGTCCATATTAAATATGCATTGTCTGCCGTGCAAGCAAACAAGCAACGAGCTTCTTTGGTGAAGACGACGAAAGGGTGCATATATGCGAATTTCTAAGTGGCCAAGAAAGGAATTTTTCCAGTTATTCTGTATGAACAATTATGCGTTAATTCGATCTATCTTGTACGTGCTAATCTGCCGCCTTTCCAATTTTGCTTTGTTTCGATGTCACCACTGCGCGACGTTAAGTATTCCTCATTGTAGTGAGTAATATATCTATCACTCGTGGATATATATGAAGCACGTTGCCCTAGTGAATTTAgaaatacttttaaaaaagCTCAACGAGAACAATATAGAAATCATGTGCTCGTAATGGCGCCTAAAAGACGGTATTTTAAGCTCTATATATAGCGGTCAGTGTTAACAATTTTGGAAGTGCAAAAGATCCAACACAGAATTTCAGAATATTTCAGTCCggaacatattttattttttttcaaaaattttgaccaaatttaaataaattcagATAAATTCatagatattaaaaaattcaaaaaaaatgaaattttcagACGAAATGTGTTTAATGCTGGGTGTGTGTAGGGAAGGGGGTGACCAAAATTCCGAACCCTGATAGCCGTTGATGTAGAATTTTAGTTATGCATACCACATGAAAGGTTATGATCAGGCATGAGAGGGGTCCAATGGAATTCAGATCACCTAGCAGAAAGCTTATTGCACAGGGGATAACTAAGAAGGCTAATTCTAATGAATTGTGGTACGTCGTGTATGATTGGTTTACTCCTTCCTTGGGAACACCAGAACTCCCCTCACTGTTAGGAACTATACGTCTAGAGTGCAATGGAGACTAAAGTTCATGGAGCGGGCACTACCAAAATAAGGTTATCGAAAGACTTTGTCACGACCGTCTCATGTGTTGAGACAAGCTCATGTGTTGGGCAGCCGACTACACGAAATTTTGGACATCAAGTTTGAAGATCAACGGTTCAGATCTTGAGCTACATTACTCTTAACTACAGTATTTTGCTATAATCCATCTCGCTGATTTGGACCATCTTATTTACATCCGATGATAATAAATACTACTTCCTCCAtcctaaattaattatcatataaGGTCTTGATATAAAGACCAAAAATCTATTTAATCAACATTGAAAAGCTAAAGAGTCACAAATCCCAAgctacatgtatacatgcaaaatcaaaatttgcaaatcACATCAAAGCTGATTGAATATATACATAAGCATTCAACGTGTGTGTGAACCGAAGGGTCGTTCGCACTGCAATTAATGCATGATACTCTTTAATCAATTTGAgatttctccttttctcttatatgatgatcaatttgggatgGAAAAAGTATTGCTTAAGTTGTTGTTGCTATAGCAACCGTAGTGATCTAGATCCGGTCCAATGGGCATTGTTTTTCTAGGTGATCATGTTGCTCATTTTATGCACGTTTTTAGTTCCAAATTCCAATGATACATAGATTAGTGTACTAGTACGTGGTACACTACTACTGaccagtaattaattaactacatCATAGAACTATCTGCCTGGAAAAGGGATCACCATAAATAATAGATCAAGAAGGCTAatatgttctaaaaaaaagaaggctaAATTACAAAACAACACTGGTGAGATGGGCTACCTACGATCGAGGAAAAGAACAATATATGTGCTGCTCTTTTCTGATGGAATAAAGGGGACACCCACCCTAACatatatctttcttttttgttggatGATCTCGATTGCTGAGGTCTAAAGGCATGGAGAAGCTCACCCTTTCCTGAATGACAGATGCAACGTCGATCGATGAACTGGCACGAGCTTCTTCTAGTGATGCTGAAAATGATTATGACTGGCACCCGGTTAATCCTGATCAAAATATGGGGCATCTAATTCATAGGTATACATGCACATGACACGATCCCATATGCATCATCCGTGAGCAGCATCAACGTTCTCTCTcctcacatgcatatatatatatatacatgtaagtTGTTAACAACCTTCAAACAATATGTATGATCCAATTTGACCGTTGTGTTTGccataattaatttgttgtaaCGAGATCtcacatgattatattataataaaataaaagtacatatatgtttgtttatGTTGGATAGAAATGTTCCATCAGATACTTTGATTGCTGTTTTATAGCcacggagaggaggaaggttCAGGTCTGAAATTGTACTCTTTTGCGATTTTTCGATATTTCATTTaatatgttttcaattttCACCTAtgttaaattaatatattgcaTGCCGCCCGTGGTGTTTTGGGGTATTTTGAACAAAACTTATTGTTGTTTCAATATATAAAAGCTCGATGCTTTAATATACAGTGAAATTTTTACGAAGTGTGtttcaattttgtttcatCATCTCAATAGTTGTAACCGTTTTTAGTGGACAATGAgacatttctttaaaaaaaaaaatcggccGCCCGATTTGTATGGGGTTCCTAATAATACGCCTGACGATTAGGCGCATCCCTCTCTCCTTAACACATATGCTTTCAAATGCCAACTacattacaaataaaagaaaaataaacccaTGATTTGGTGATGATCAATTCATGATATTCTATCCTAAAGCCCTAACACGGATGACTGATCCGTAGAGCGCACTTGAGGGTGATTGAAGGGTGTTCACCACACCACGACTATCTCGATCGGCAGGAATTGCAATATATACATCTTGAAAGAAGTCAAGATCTGCACAAATCTGACATCTTGTAACGAATATTTGGTCCATAAGCCAcattaagttaaaaatattaactaaAAAGTTGTAAACCTTATCAAGAACTACAGCTACagttttcatataaaacttCTCATGATCTGACTTCACACGAAAGAGTtgcgattttttcttttcctggaACAGTACTACTCCCATTTTCAAAGGTGGTTCTTTAAGACAACCATGCACTTTTGAAATTCGATTTTTACATGCATTTCCGTATGAGAATTGTATGTGAAAATCACTCTATTTTTATAGGCTGTATTTTTAAGAAACTATCTCAGATTCTTAGAAAAACACTTGAAAAATATGACTATTTACGCATGTTGTTTTCTTAAGGATAGAAATAGGTTTTCGCTGGCAACCTAACCATGAGACAAGCTCAGACTCTTTATCGGAAGTTAAATTTCTGGGTCTCCTGTGGAAAGAAAAACCTAgcacctacacaaatcgttaTTTAGTACTCTCTCCAAACTTTTTTGTATGACGTTAGTTAGTTCATTTTTGAACTAACTAGCGTGATACATTAgcacatggagggagtagtaatgTTAGTAATTTTTTACACTAGTACAATCAATTTTGTCCTTGTCCCTTCTATACACAGTGAGGGCTAGAAAAGTTACAATTTAAGATTTGAAATGTTACAGCATAAAGTTTACAATTCGGCAAATACATAGAATTTACCgtgcaaaatatatgtaaattttgagttCCAAGAAAATTAATTCGGTGTTCTACCGATCGATCGTCACCGCACAGGGAACCAGCCGTGCATGCAGGGCAACCTCCTCTTGAAGAAACTGCATACTTTATCCATCACCCTGAAATTAACCATCCAGCCAGCTAGCTAAATCAGAATCACATACGCGTATGTATGTGTCTATATaccaaaaagtatctcaaatACCACATTTTTCGGTGTAAAACTTAGTATATCGAGGTACAACCTACTCTAAGGTACcagaattttacattaaaatttttgg contains the following coding sequences:
- the LOC102710884 gene encoding uncharacterized protein LOC102710884, encoding MEEAAPERANSSSPASTHHDQRPQSKGLLERMHKCLLLLAILAATVTYNAGLSPPGGVWADDADGHVAGDPVLQAHYPVRYNMFFFCNATAFVASLMITMLLLSSTFSFHGYRLRALQAAMALDLLGLLGAFAAGSCRNVRTSAFVFAVVAVIAAYLVAHLLLHFFIHSNRCPSDRHEVVDLLNLHRLCPSCCVGAAKDGAPAAAQASTEVPVV
- the LOC102711163 gene encoding uncharacterized protein LOC102711163, with protein sequence MSSHRQASPSSSECRPRAVPVTDVAPGGLAGLELTPTVKRGMPVLITPSPHGGTSAAAEAAPFQGIIIFKESEDPAAARNRWFREMRGWLMVVATVAASMSYQAGLNPPGGFWQSNDADGHLAGNPVLRDVSPGRYKTFYYFNATTFVTSLVISVLLMSERFYRSETKVVTLMLATFVDLASLVSAYIAGSTRFMSSCIYVIVITGVAFLCVIAMGEVLEKMCEFILKTSPCMLSLATRNWCPVPREVVDKAAQQAQGDLDRANQRKKKAAAGSNQRCCCCAAAPPTDDDV
- the LOC102710600 gene encoding probable L-type lectin-domain containing receptor kinase S.7, which translates into the protein MAAPSLLAVLLLPLVLTGSAAASSSSSSNNVSFDSAALAFSDLTLLGDSFLRNGSVGLTRDTGVPSSSAGSVLCSRAVAFGTGAAAAAASFAARFSFVIANQNAGSTGGDGIAFFISPDRATLGATGGYLGLFNSSSSFSSSSSAARSSNDSAAIVAVEFDTMLNEEFGDPSGNHVGLDLGSPMSINAVDLAAFGVVLNSGNLTTAWIDYHGGDHQLQVSLSYSGAKPTRPVLSVAVDLSPYLRDAMYVGFSASTEGSTQQHTIKEWTFQTFGFPSATNSSSSFSNATSNASVPGEATAGGAASRKKRFGLAVSILGPVALAVSFVFFAWVSIKKLIELTSRKHAGILPELVKGPRKFSYKELSAATRGFHASRVIGKGAFGTVYKAAMPAGTAAASSAGATAYYAVKRSTQAHQSRSEFVAELSVIACLRHKNLVQLVGWCDDKGELLLVYEYMPNGSLDKALYGEPCTLSWPERYTVAAGIASVLSYLHQECEQRVIHRDIKTSNVLLDGNLSARLGDFGLARLMDHNKSPVSTLTAGTMGYLAPEYLQSGKATEQTDVFSYGVVLLEVCCGRRPIDKDDAGGKNVNLVDWVWRLHGEDRLIDAADPRLSGGFDRDEMLRLLLVGLSCANPNCDERPAMRRVVQILNREAEPVPVPRKKPLLVFSSTASMKLQEIAFACGDEVRGGLPAAAATSPKSDGGGDIER